One stretch of Bradyrhizobium canariense DNA includes these proteins:
- a CDS encoding DUF3309 family protein, whose product MSLGTILIIIVIIYLLGGFSGRFGGYGYGMGHSGMGIGGVVLVILLVLLLLGKL is encoded by the coding sequence ATGTCGCTCGGAACGATACTTATCATTATCGTCATCATCTATCTGTTGGGCGGCTTCAGTGGCCGGTTCGGCGGCTACGGCTACGGGATGGGCCATTCCGGGATGGGCATTGGCGGGGTCGTGCTGGTGATTCTTCTCGTCCTGCTGCTGCTCGGCAAGCTCTAA
- the msrB gene encoding peptide-methionine (R)-S-oxide reductase MsrB, whose translation MSETKTMTGKVEKSEAEWRKELTPMQYTVLREKATERPFSGEYEHEQTPGTYTCAGCGQTLFESDAKFDSGCGWPSFTAPTVDGHVDEERDISHGMIRTEVLCSKCNGHLGHVFDDGPGPTGLRYCINSAALKLQPK comes from the coding sequence ATGTCCGAGACCAAGACGATGACCGGCAAGGTCGAGAAGAGCGAGGCGGAGTGGCGCAAGGAGTTGACGCCGATGCAGTACACCGTGCTGCGCGAGAAGGCGACCGAGCGGCCGTTCTCCGGCGAATACGAGCATGAGCAGACGCCCGGCACCTATACCTGCGCGGGCTGCGGCCAGACCCTGTTCGAGTCCGACGCCAAGTTCGATTCCGGCTGCGGCTGGCCGAGCTTTACCGCCCCCACCGTGGATGGCCATGTCGACGAAGAGCGCGACATCAGTCACGGCATGATCAGGACCGAAGTGCTGTGCTCGAAGTGCAATGGCCATCTTGGCCATGTGTTCGACGACGGTCCCGGCCCGACTGGTTTGCGTTACTGCATCAATTCGGCGGCGCTGAAACTGCAGCCTAAATAG
- the msrA gene encoding peptide-methionine (S)-S-oxide reductase MsrA gives MSRSPFSRLSLCAAAIGALAITAFNVLPSRAAEDAVVIPAPAMDAAPSDAVQTTVLSGGCFWGVQGVFQHTAGVVSAVSGYAGGSKSTADYSMVSTGTTGHAESVQIKYDPKKISYGKLLQIFFSVAHDPTQLNQQGPDSGTQYRSAIFTTSDEQKKVADAYIAQLNAAKVYKKPIVTKVGPLQGFYPAEAYHQDYLTLHPNQPYIAYNDIPKVENLKKIFAENYIEKPTLVGNAKVTN, from the coding sequence ATGTCCCGTAGCCCATTCAGCCGCCTGTCGCTCTGCGCTGCCGCGATCGGTGCGCTGGCCATTACCGCATTCAATGTCCTGCCGTCGCGCGCCGCGGAAGACGCCGTGGTTATCCCGGCGCCGGCCATGGACGCTGCACCATCCGACGCGGTCCAAACCACGGTTCTGTCGGGCGGCTGTTTCTGGGGGGTGCAGGGCGTGTTCCAGCACACCGCCGGCGTCGTCAGCGCGGTGTCCGGATATGCCGGCGGCAGCAAATCTACCGCCGACTACAGCATGGTCAGCACCGGCACCACGGGCCATGCCGAGTCGGTCCAGATCAAATACGACCCGAAGAAGATCAGCTATGGCAAGCTTCTGCAGATCTTCTTCTCGGTCGCGCACGATCCGACCCAGTTGAACCAGCAGGGGCCGGACAGCGGAACGCAATATCGTTCGGCGATCTTCACCACGTCGGACGAGCAGAAGAAGGTTGCCGACGCCTATATCGCCCAGCTCAACGCCGCGAAGGTGTACAAGAAGCCGATCGTGACCAAGGTTGGGCCGCTCCAGGGATTCTATCCGGCGGAGGCCTATCATCAGGACTACCTGACGCTGCACCCGAACCAACCCTATATTGCCTATAACGACATCCCGAAGGTCGAGAACCTCAAGAAGATCTTCGCGGAAAACTACATCGAGAAGCCGACGCTGGTGGGCAACGCAAAGGTCACCAACTGA
- a CDS encoding ATP-dependent DNA helicase — MTVFTPHQDSALKAVADWLKAKPGKNGTPPVFRLFGYAGTGKTTLARHIADAVDGEVKFAAFTGKAALVMRNKGCDNASTIHSLIYRARESGVEQPSFELWDDAPASKAKLIVIDECSMVDAELGRDLMSFDCPLLVLGDPAQLPPIQGGGFFTDCEPDAMLTEVHRQAQDDPIVRMSMDIREGRELDIGRYGESEVVSRSELDPERVMSADQVLVGRNNTRRSYNMRVRQKQNIEDPLPVAGDKLVCLRNNRKKGLFNGGLWRVKSRAQSKSKIITMRLSPDEDFGHKVTKVSVRGDCFGGAIETIPWEQRKPYDEFDYGYVLTVHKSQGSQWDDVVLFDESFAFQDSRARWLYTGITRAAKRLSVVV, encoded by the coding sequence ATGACTGTCTTTACGCCGCATCAGGATTCAGCGCTGAAAGCCGTTGCCGACTGGCTCAAGGCAAAGCCCGGCAAGAACGGCACGCCGCCGGTATTCCGGCTGTTCGGCTATGCCGGAACCGGCAAGACCACGCTGGCGCGTCACATCGCCGATGCGGTCGACGGCGAAGTGAAATTCGCAGCCTTCACCGGCAAGGCCGCGCTCGTCATGCGCAATAAGGGCTGCGACAACGCTTCCACGATTCACTCGCTGATCTACCGCGCGCGCGAGAGCGGCGTGGAGCAGCCGAGCTTTGAGCTGTGGGACGACGCACCGGCTTCAAAAGCAAAACTGATCGTGATCGACGAATGCTCGATGGTGGACGCCGAACTCGGCCGTGACCTGATGTCGTTCGACTGCCCGCTGCTGGTGCTCGGCGATCCCGCGCAGTTGCCGCCGATCCAGGGCGGTGGCTTCTTCACCGATTGCGAACCCGACGCGATGCTGACCGAAGTGCATCGCCAGGCGCAGGATGATCCGATCGTGCGCATGTCGATGGATATCCGCGAGGGCCGCGAGCTCGACATCGGCCGCTACGGCGAAAGCGAAGTCGTATCGCGTTCCGAACTCGACCCGGAGCGGGTGATGAGCGCCGACCAGGTTCTGGTCGGACGCAACAATACGCGGCGCTCCTACAACATGCGGGTACGGCAGAAGCAGAACATCGAGGATCCGTTGCCGGTCGCCGGCGACAAGCTGGTCTGCCTGCGCAACAACCGCAAGAAAGGTCTGTTCAACGGCGGGCTGTGGCGGGTGAAATCACGAGCGCAATCGAAATCGAAAATCATCACCATGCGGCTATCGCCCGACGAGGATTTCGGCCACAAGGTGACGAAAGTTTCGGTGCGGGGTGACTGTTTCGGCGGCGCGATCGAGACCATCCCCTGGGAGCAGCGCAAGCCGTATGACGAGTTCGATTACGGCTATGTGCTGACGGTGCACAAATCCCAGGGCTCGCAATGGGACGACGTGGTGCTGTTCGACGAGAGCTTTGCGTTTCAGGACAGCCGCGCGAGATGGCTCTACACCGGCATCACCCGCGCCGCGAAGCGGCTGAGCGTGGTGGTGTAG
- a CDS encoding LLM class flavin-dependent oxidoreductase has translation MKFGIFYELQLPRPWEAGGELKLYQDALTQLETADRCGYDHAWVVEHHFLEEYSHSPSPESFLAAASQRTKNIRLGHGIFQLTTNHPARVAERVAVLDLLSNGRCEFGMGESASITELTPFGRDMETKKEVFEEAVRAIFPMFKDGGSEHHGKYFDMPLRNVVPKPVQKPHPPLWMACSQLPTIERAGQHGFGALGFQFVSADAAHAWVHAYYNAITKRLTKLADYQINPNMALVSFFMCAKTDEEARARADGATFFQFALRFYGASQNRQRPAPGTVNMWDEYNKWKRDNPEAQEAALRGGLIGSPETIRKKLRRFRSSHIDQVILLNQAGKNSHEHICDSLELFAREVMPEFQNDTEHEAWKAGVMSGEIQLEEIDTEAFTDRYGKLAVSVGKPAIAAAG, from the coding sequence ATGAAATTCGGCATCTTTTATGAGCTGCAATTGCCGCGTCCGTGGGAAGCGGGTGGCGAGCTCAAGCTTTACCAGGATGCGTTGACACAACTGGAGACCGCGGATCGCTGCGGCTACGACCATGCCTGGGTCGTCGAGCATCATTTTCTGGAAGAATATTCGCATTCGCCGTCGCCGGAATCATTTCTCGCCGCCGCCAGCCAGCGCACTAAAAACATCCGGCTCGGCCACGGCATTTTCCAGCTCACCACCAATCATCCCGCACGCGTCGCCGAGCGCGTCGCGGTGCTCGATCTCCTGAGCAACGGCCGCTGCGAATTCGGAATGGGCGAAAGCGCCTCGATCACCGAGCTGACGCCGTTCGGACGTGACATGGAAACCAAGAAGGAGGTGTTCGAGGAAGCCGTTCGCGCCATCTTCCCGATGTTCAAGGACGGCGGCAGCGAACATCACGGCAAATATTTCGATATGCCGCTGCGCAATGTGGTGCCCAAACCCGTTCAGAAGCCGCACCCGCCATTGTGGATGGCGTGCTCGCAATTGCCGACCATCGAGCGCGCGGGCCAGCACGGCTTTGGCGCGCTCGGATTCCAGTTCGTCAGCGCCGATGCGGCGCATGCCTGGGTGCACGCTTATTACAACGCCATTACCAAGCGGTTGACGAAGCTCGCGGATTACCAGATCAATCCGAACATGGCGCTGGTGTCGTTCTTCATGTGCGCGAAAACCGATGAGGAGGCGAGGGCGCGGGCCGACGGCGCGACCTTCTTTCAGTTCGCGCTGCGCTTCTACGGCGCATCGCAGAATCGCCAGCGTCCCGCGCCCGGCACCGTCAACATGTGGGACGAATACAACAAGTGGAAGCGTGACAATCCCGAGGCGCAGGAAGCAGCATTGCGCGGCGGCCTGATCGGATCGCCCGAGACCATCCGAAAGAAACTGCGGCGCTTCCGCAGCTCCCATATCGACCAGGTGATCCTGCTCAACCAGGCCGGCAAGAACAGCCACGAGCATATCTGCGACTCCCTTGAACTGTTTGCCAGGGAAGTGATGCCGGAATTCCAGAACGACACCGAGCACGAGGCGTGGAAGGCCGGCGTGATGAGCGGCGAGATCCAGCTCGAGGAGATCGACACCGAAGCCTTCACCGATCGCTACGGCAAGCTGGCGGTGAGCGTCGGAAAGCCCGCGATCGCGGCGGCAGGGTAA
- a CDS encoding putative sulfate exporter family transporter: MSDIAVDKVSEPIALKARLNEDWLAVVIGLLVFVAALFSIAGTDLLGWAVNTSVYTDVTKALAPIAKTYAWLGGGGALLATYAALLIVLSAGVATLGADVKKFAVAFTAVFVLAYASWILGSYAYIAAVTPAEQQKFGIAWSLKLTNEGGFVVALLVGLVIANFFPRLATWLKEAIRPELYIKIAIVILGATVAVTAASRLNLASSLLLRGAAAIVEAYLIYWSVIYYISRKWFGFSREWSVPLASGISICGVAAAIATGGAIRARPAVPVLVSSLVVVFAVVEILILPFLAQTFLWQEPLVAGAWIGLAIKTDGAAVAGGGITESLIMAKAAAEGIHYQPGWILATTTTVKIFIDIFIGIWAFILGYIWTNHIDKGTDKAKPSEIWQRFPKFILGFIFVFAVSLWLAVGSTPEITKALPAAAGEANVFRVIFFILTFFSIGVLSDFRKLWQQGFGKLAAVYFVSLFGFVIWVGLLISWLFFSGVKPPLAS, translated from the coding sequence ATGTCGGATATCGCAGTTGATAAGGTGTCGGAGCCGATCGCGCTGAAGGCGCGATTGAATGAAGACTGGCTTGCGGTCGTGATCGGTCTTTTGGTCTTTGTCGCAGCCCTCTTCAGTATTGCAGGAACCGACCTCTTGGGCTGGGCGGTCAATACGTCGGTCTATACCGACGTGACGAAGGCGCTCGCGCCAATCGCCAAGACCTACGCCTGGCTCGGCGGAGGCGGCGCGTTGCTCGCGACCTATGCCGCGTTGCTGATTGTGTTGAGCGCGGGTGTCGCGACGCTCGGCGCAGACGTTAAAAAATTCGCCGTCGCATTCACTGCCGTATTCGTGCTTGCCTATGCAAGCTGGATCCTCGGCAGTTACGCGTATATTGCGGCAGTGACGCCGGCAGAGCAGCAGAAATTCGGCATCGCCTGGTCGCTCAAACTGACCAATGAAGGCGGCTTCGTCGTCGCACTTCTGGTCGGGCTCGTCATCGCCAATTTCTTTCCGCGGCTCGCGACGTGGCTGAAGGAGGCCATCCGGCCCGAACTCTACATCAAGATCGCGATCGTTATCCTCGGTGCGACGGTCGCGGTGACGGCGGCGAGCCGGTTGAATCTCGCGTCCTCACTGCTGTTGCGCGGCGCCGCGGCGATCGTCGAGGCGTATCTGATCTATTGGTCTGTGATCTATTACATCTCGCGCAAATGGTTCGGCTTCAGCCGCGAGTGGTCGGTGCCGCTCGCATCGGGCATTTCGATCTGCGGCGTAGCGGCGGCGATCGCAACCGGCGGCGCGATCCGGGCGAGGCCGGCGGTGCCGGTGCTGGTGTCTTCGCTGGTGGTCGTCTTCGCGGTCGTTGAAATCCTGATCCTGCCGTTTCTGGCTCAAACTTTTCTCTGGCAGGAGCCGCTGGTGGCGGGCGCCTGGATCGGTCTCGCCATCAAGACCGATGGTGCGGCGGTCGCGGGCGGTGGCATCACCGAATCGCTGATCATGGCGAAGGCGGCCGCCGAAGGCATCCACTATCAGCCGGGCTGGATCCTCGCGACCACCACGACCGTGAAGATCTTCATCGACATCTTCATCGGGATATGGGCGTTCATCCTCGGCTACATCTGGACCAACCATATCGACAAGGGGACAGACAAAGCAAAGCCATCGGAAATCTGGCAGCGATTCCCGAAATTCATTCTCGGCTTTATCTTCGTCTTCGCCGTCTCGCTGTGGCTCGCGGTAGGATCGACCCCGGAGATTACGAAAGCGCTTCCTGCGGCGGCAGGCGAGGCCAATGTCTTCCGCGTGATTTTCTTCATCCTGACCTTCTTTTCGATTGGCGTGCTCTCGGATTTCCGCAAGCTCTGGCAGCAGGGCTTTGGCAAGCTTGCGGCGGTCTATTTCGTCAGCCTGTTCGGATTCGTGATCTGGGTCGGACTCCTGATTTCCTGGCTGTTCTTCAGCGGCGTCAAGCCGCCGCTCGCAAGCTGA
- a CDS encoding sulfonate ABC transporter substrate-binding protein: MRRRQFLQLSLGTVTAAALSRQGNAQESVKEIRIGYQKNGVLVIARQQAALEKHFAPQKIDVKWVEFSSGPPMLEAMNVGSVDYGAVGDSPPVFAQSAGANLVYAAGQPITNGQGILVQSQSPIRTIADLKGKRVGFTKGSSAHNIIVQTLEKAGLTYADITPVYLTPPDAGPAFANGSIDAWSIWDPYFAIGETKQNGRVLVNASEITKTNSFYIANRDFAKNHGAVLQQIIDVTSSTAKWAEAHRDEVAKSLSAVTGIPLDIQTVAANRSSFAVGPITDDIIATQQGVADRFFKLGLIPKPVVVRDAVWKPVQT; this comes from the coding sequence ATGCGACGCCGGCAATTTCTGCAGCTTTCCCTTGGAACCGTGACCGCTGCCGCGCTGTCGCGGCAGGGGAATGCACAAGAAAGCGTCAAGGAAATCCGCATCGGCTATCAGAAGAACGGCGTGCTCGTGATCGCGCGGCAGCAGGCTGCGCTTGAGAAGCATTTCGCGCCACAAAAGATTGACGTTAAGTGGGTCGAGTTTTCCTCGGGACCGCCGATGCTCGAAGCGATGAACGTCGGCAGTGTCGATTACGGCGCAGTCGGCGATTCCCCGCCGGTGTTTGCGCAGTCGGCGGGAGCCAACCTTGTCTACGCCGCGGGTCAGCCGATCACCAACGGGCAGGGCATCCTGGTCCAGAGCCAATCGCCGATCCGCACCATTGCGGATTTGAAAGGCAAGCGCGTCGGTTTCACCAAGGGTTCCAGCGCGCATAACATCATCGTGCAGACCCTCGAAAAAGCTGGTCTGACCTACGCCGATATCACGCCGGTCTATCTCACGCCGCCGGATGCGGGACCGGCATTTGCCAATGGCAGCATCGACGCCTGGTCGATCTGGGATCCATACTTCGCGATCGGCGAGACCAAGCAGAACGGCCGCGTCCTCGTCAACGCTTCTGAAATCACCAAGACCAACTCATTCTATATCGCCAACCGCGACTTTGCTAAAAACCATGGCGCTGTTCTGCAGCAGATCATCGACGTCACGTCCTCGACAGCGAAGTGGGCGGAAGCGCACCGCGACGAGGTTGCAAAATCGCTGAGCGCCGTCACCGGCATCCCCCTTGATATCCAGACCGTCGCGGCCAACCGCTCGTCCTTTGCGGTGGGTCCGATCACCGATGACATCATCGCGACCCAGCAGGGCGTTGCCGATCGATTCTTCAAGCTCGGTCTCATTCCGAAACCGGTCGTGGTTCGCGACGCGGTCTGGAAGCCGGTGCAGACCTGA
- a CDS encoding sulfonate ABC transporter substrate-binding protein translates to MMRWFKKVIAVAVLSMSTALAGVGATYGQDKVVRIGYQKYGKLVLLKSKGTLEPRLKALGYDVKWTEFQFGPPLLEAINVGAIDFGNTGETPPVFAQAAGAPIRYVAYEPPAQKGEAILVQKDSPLKSVADLKGKKVAVAKGSNAHYLLVKALEKAGIKYEDITPVYLAPADARAAFETGAVDAWSIWDPYQSAAETTLGAKTLTDATGLVPNTQFYLSSQKFIETEPKVLDTVLDELRGVDAWAQADIHAVAEQLSPSVGLPAPVLEVALKRQSYGIKPIDDQVLVDQQKLADTLYRLKLVPIQVRVSDIARKSGS, encoded by the coding sequence ATGATGCGTTGGTTTAAGAAGGTAATTGCGGTCGCGGTGCTGTCGATGAGCACGGCTTTGGCCGGCGTCGGCGCGACCTACGGCCAGGACAAGGTCGTGCGCATCGGCTACCAGAAATACGGCAAGCTGGTGCTGCTCAAGAGCAAGGGAACGCTGGAGCCGAGGCTGAAGGCGCTGGGCTATGACGTCAAGTGGACGGAATTTCAGTTCGGTCCGCCGCTGCTGGAGGCGATCAATGTCGGCGCAATTGATTTCGGCAACACCGGCGAGACGCCTCCGGTGTTTGCGCAGGCGGCCGGTGCGCCGATCCGCTACGTAGCCTACGAGCCGCCAGCGCAGAAGGGTGAAGCCATTCTGGTCCAGAAGGACAGCCCGCTGAAGAGCGTGGCCGACCTTAAGGGTAAGAAAGTCGCGGTGGCCAAGGGCTCGAACGCACATTACCTGCTCGTGAAGGCCCTCGAGAAGGCAGGCATCAAATACGAGGACATTACGCCGGTCTATCTTGCGCCGGCCGACGCGCGCGCGGCGTTCGAAACCGGGGCGGTGGACGCATGGTCGATCTGGGATCCGTATCAGTCCGCAGCGGAGACGACGCTGGGCGCCAAGACCCTGACCGATGCCACCGGACTGGTTCCCAATACGCAGTTCTATTTGTCGTCGCAGAAATTCATCGAGACCGAGCCCAAGGTACTCGACACCGTGCTCGATGAATTGCGCGGGGTCGATGCATGGGCGCAAGCGGACATTCACGCGGTCGCCGAGCAGTTGAGCCCGTCAGTTGGACTGCCGGCGCCGGTGCTTGAAGTTGCGCTGAAGCGGCAGTCCTACGGCATCAAGCCGATCGACGACCAGGTTCTGGTCGATCAGCAGAAGCTGGCGGACACGCTCTACCGCTTGAAGCTGGTCCCGATCCAGGTGCGCGTATCGGACATTGCAAGGAAGTCAGGCTCATGA
- the ssuD gene encoding FMNH2-dependent alkanesulfonate monooxygenase, with translation MNSQQNPANILWFLPTHGDGHYLGTTTGGRNVNFNYLRQIAQAADQLGYFGVLLPTGRSCEDSWVVASAVAPWTERLRYLVAVRPGLQSPSVAARMTATLDRVSNGRLLINVVTGGDPVENKGDGIFLDHNERYAVTREFLNVYSDLLAGKTVDFEGKHIHIEDGRLLFKPVQSPRPPLYFGGSSDAGIDVAVDTVDKYLTWGEPPAQVAEKVNRVKAAAAKRGRKLSFGIRLHVIVRETNAEAWKAADDLIKHVTDETVASAQKIFARMDSVGQQRMLQLHGGRRDKLEISPNLWAGVGLVRGGAGTALVGDPQTVAERIREYQDVGIDTFILSGYPHLEEAYRFAELVFPLLSLAQPDNVTPLRVNTGPFGETIANEHRPLVKASQS, from the coding sequence ATGAACTCGCAACAGAATCCTGCCAATATCCTCTGGTTCCTGCCGACCCATGGCGACGGACATTACCTCGGCACCACGACCGGCGGCCGCAATGTGAACTTCAATTACCTGCGCCAGATCGCGCAGGCTGCCGACCAGCTCGGCTATTTCGGCGTGCTGCTGCCGACCGGGCGAAGCTGCGAAGATTCCTGGGTGGTCGCCTCCGCTGTCGCGCCATGGACCGAACGGCTGCGTTATCTGGTCGCCGTGCGCCCCGGCCTGCAATCGCCGAGCGTGGCCGCGCGCATGACTGCGACGCTTGACCGCGTGTCGAACGGACGGCTGCTGATCAACGTCGTCACCGGCGGTGATCCCGTCGAGAACAAAGGCGACGGCATCTTCCTCGACCATAACGAGCGCTATGCCGTGACGCGGGAGTTCCTCAACGTCTACAGCGATCTGCTCGCCGGCAAGACGGTCGACTTCGAGGGCAAGCACATCCACATCGAGGATGGCCGCCTGTTGTTCAAGCCGGTGCAGTCGCCGCGGCCGCCGCTTTATTTCGGCGGATCGTCGGATGCCGGCATCGATGTCGCGGTCGACACCGTCGATAAATATCTGACATGGGGCGAGCCGCCGGCGCAGGTGGCCGAGAAGGTCAACCGCGTCAAAGCAGCCGCCGCCAAGCGCGGGCGCAAGCTCTCTTTCGGCATCCGCCTGCATGTGATCGTCCGCGAAACCAATGCGGAAGCCTGGAAGGCCGCCGACGATCTGATCAAGCATGTCACGGATGAGACCGTCGCCTCGGCGCAGAAGATATTCGCGCGGATGGACTCGGTCGGCCAGCAGCGCATGTTGCAGCTGCATGGCGGGCGCCGCGACAAGCTCGAGATCAGCCCCAATCTCTGGGCCGGTGTCGGGCTGGTGCGTGGCGGCGCCGGAACGGCGCTGGTCGGCGATCCCCAAACGGTCGCAGAGCGCATCAGGGAATATCAGGACGTCGGCATCGATACGTTCATTTTGTCAGGCTATCCGCATCTTGAAGAAGCCTATCGCTTTGCCGAGCTGGTATTTCCGCTGCTGTCGCTGGCGCAGCCGGACAATGTGACGCCGCTTCGCGTCAACACCGGGCCGTTCGGCGAGACCATCGCCAACGAACACCGGCCGCTGGTGAAGGCATCGCAATCATGA